In a single window of the Callithrix jacchus isolate 240 chromosome 1, calJac240_pri, whole genome shotgun sequence genome:
- the IFNW1 gene encoding interferon omega-1, which yields MAHLFPLLVALVVTSYSPVGSQACDLAQNHGQLNRNILVLLHQMRRISTFLCLKDRRNFKFPQEMMEGSQVQKAQAMSVFHEMLQQIFNLFLTEHSSAAWNTTLLDQLHAGLHQQLAHLETCLVQVMGEGESAGAIRSPALTLRMYFQGIHVYLKEKKYSDCAWEVVRVEILRSLFLATNLQERLRSKDGDLGSS from the coding sequence ATGGCTCACCTGTTCCCTCTGCTAGTGGCTCTAGTGGTGACCAGCTATAGCCCTGTTGGATCTCAGGCCTGTGATCTGGCTCAGAACCATGGCCAACTTAACAGGAACATCTTGGTGCTTCTGCACCAAATGAGGAGAATCTCCACTTTCTTGTGTCTCAAGGACAGAAGAAACTTCAAGTTCCCCCAGGAGATGATGGAAGGAAGCCAGGTGCAGAAGGCCCAGGCCATGTCTGTTTTCCATGAGATGCTGCAGCAGATCTTCAACCTCTTCCTCACAGAGCACTCCTCTGCTGCCTGGAACACGACCCTTTTAGACCAACTCCACGCTGGACTTCATCAGCAACTGGCACACCTGGAGACCTGCTTGGTGCAGGTAATGGGAGAAGGAGAATCTGCTGGGGCGATTAGGAGCCCTGCACTGACCTTAAGGATGTACTTCCAGGGAATCCACGTCTacctgaaagagaagaaatacagTGACTGTGCCTGGGAAGTTGTCAGAGTGGAAATCTTGAGATCCTTGTTCTTAGCAACAAACTTGCAAGAAAGATTAAGAAGTAAAGATGGAGACCTGGGCTCATCTTGA